The Macaca nemestrina isolate mMacNem1 chromosome 1, mMacNem.hap1, whole genome shotgun sequence genome contains the following window.
TTAGGCCAGCACCGTTCAGTAGAAATATAACCTGAACCACGTGTGTAAttctacattttctagtagctacactttaaaaagcaaaaataggctgggcgcagtggctcacacctgtaatcccagtactttgggaggccgaggtgggcagatcatgaggtcaggagttcgagaccagcctggccaacacagtgaaacctagtctctactaaagatagaaaaaaaaaattagccgggtgtggtggcgtgcacctgtaatcccagctactcaggaggctgaggcaggagaactgcttgaacccgggaggtggaggttgcagggggcgagatcgcaccattgccctctagcctgggctacagggcgagactccatttcTGAGTTAAGGTGTGGGAGAGCAGCTGCAGGAGATGCCCCACTGCGAGCCAACAGGCTGCCTACCTACCCTACCCCCAGGCACACCCTAACTATTGTACTCCTCCTGGGGCAGATTGGAGAGGTGCTCAGAATGAGCTAAATCCCACATTTATTGGTCTGTGCGTGAAGATGTCCCCGGCACCTCAGCATGTGCCTTACCTAGTCTGTCAGTGAGGCTGCACTGGGCTTGCATGTGGAAGGGGGCAAGTTGTAAAGTTTTGGAACAGGAGGGCTGGCAATAGAGACCCAAGTGTGCCAGTAGGGCATGTCCCCTGACCTCTCATGTTGGGCAGAGGGGCTAGAAGGGGAAAGGCAAAGTAGCAGAAAATTTCAAGGACCCACAGCTCAGAACAGAGGGGACCGTAGTTCCTAGGAGAAGCAGGAGCTTCATCATTTCAAGCTTTTAGAAGATGAACTTTCTGGACACCTCATTTGGGGGTCGAGAGGcctttttccttttgattctcaCCATCCCTCCTGCCACCACATGCACTCTGAGCCTCACTCCATGGAGGGGCTTCCGTCAAACTCTCCTGCAGTATCTGAGGGTCTCCCCTGGGAACTGCTCCTTCTGGGAATGTCTGACAGTCACCAGGTAGGAGTAGGGACATCTGGAGGCAAGGGCACCCCACTCTTCCCCCTCAAAGATTGGCTTCTCAGAGACAGCTGCGAGGCAGAGGGGTATCTTGAGCATCCTTGCCCCCACAGTCAAACACTTGTTTGGACTGGTTAAGACTCTTCCTCAGGCCCGGCCTACCTGATTCTCGGGGAGCAGTTTGGGCTGGCTGTGGGGGGCAGCGTTTCTGTGTGCCTCTGTCCACCTCTGCCCTTTGAGCCAACCCCTCGGGTCCTCCAGTTCCCAAGACAGAGCAGTGGGAGCCTGGCACTCGAAGAGTAAAACTGGAGTGAGCTACACAGGAACACAGACAAACATCAGTAACCAGAGGTTCTCCAAGGACAACGGTCACACAGGATCTCCTGAGAGGAAAACACCAAGGTCCAAATATGGGACTCTGGCCCACAGCCAGTCAGGGCAGGAACGTGTGGCCTGTGGCTCCACGCCAGGAGAAAACTCTCGAGGAAAAAGCAGTTCCACAGAGAGATAGACACAGACTGTAGGTCAGAAAGACAGCTAGATCTGCTGTAGCCACATTTATTACAAAATAGTGACCGCAGTTCTGGTATAGCAAAGGTCCCTGACAGCCCAGCACCCCTGCAATGGCCCCCACCCCACAGAGTCCTCTCAGGTGCCTCAAGTGTGGAAGGTCTCAGATTCGAAGGTCCCCTGCCAGGAGGGCGCCGTACCGGGTAGGTGTGAGGGGCAGGTAGGCACCTGCAGCCTGGTCCAGAACGTACAGTGGGTCGGACAGGGTGCTGGGGTCAAAGCCCTCCTCTGCCATCCGCACTTTCTGCTGTTTGAAGGTCTCTGTGGTGGCCAAAGACTCCTGGGGACAGGAGGAAGGGTCAGAGGAGTTGGAGGGAAGGGGACTCTGCCCAGCTGGTTCAGGGGAGTTGCCTAAATTTTGTTAAGGAGCACGTCTGGGGAAAGGGAGTGCGAGGTCAAAGTTTAGGGGAGGAGGTGACAGGGAGGAGAAAGAGCCAGGCCAGAAGAAGGCAGGGATAAGGAAAGAAGTGGGGTGAAGGGCGTATGTCTCCGTGGTTTTTCTCTTCGTGGAGTGTATTACGTTGGGGGCCCCTTTGTAGAGTTTGGGAGCCATCAAACTCCCAAAGTTGATACATGGGGTGGATATGTGGAGTGAGGATATATGGGGTGAGGGGCTGCGGGGGGAGTGGCTGGTTACCTGGAGCCTGAGGAATCGGGGCCGGGCATAAGGTGGCAAGTTCTCAGACACGTGGGTGTAGAGCTGCATAAGGTCCAAAGAGTGGGGGGGACGCAGGACCAGGGCTGCCATTCCAGCCCTGCCTTCATGCCCTGATGGgtgtgggagacagagtaagCCCCTCCATGGCTGACCACCATGAAGGCCTCGTGCTCCCTGCGCCCAGGTATTACCAATTCGGGGTGGTGGCTGGGTGCCTCCCCCACCTTCCATGCCTAGGCACCTGGCACAGTGACTCCATAGACGTTCACCTCCTGAAGAAAATCCAGGGCCTCAAAGACCTCTGCCACCTCGGTTGTGGCCACATTCTCCCCCTTCCACCTGTCAGAGAGCAGAGAtctgaaactgggagtcaggggTCAGGGCCTCATGGGCTTGGTggggagatgaggtcagaggtCAGCGTGCCAGACTGTCACAGGGATGAGATGGTGAGATCTGAGAATGAGAGATTAGCTGAGGACCCGGGTTGAGGTGGCAGATCAGGGAGTTGAGGTTCAGAAGCTTTGGATCACAGAGATCAGATGTCCAGGATGAAGAACCAGTTATGGACAGATACCTGAAGGTGTCTCCAGTACGATCATGGAAGCGGAGAAAACCTTGGTCATCGCAGACCAGCAGGTCCCCAGTGTTGAAGAAAACATCCCCAGGCCGGAAGACATCCTTTAGCAACTTCCCCTGGGCCAGCTCTGGCCCACCAGCGTAGCCCAGGAATGGGGACTGCTGGCTTACCGGGGCCACCAGCAGCCCTGGCTCACCTGGCAGAGTCACCAGGGTCAGGAGTGCTGTCACCTTTCCCAGAGCCTCCTGCCCCCATCCACCCGTCTCCAATTCCAGTCCTCCTGTGCCAGCGTCAGCACCTCACCCACCCCACCAGAACACCACCAACCTGGAGATGTGGCCACACAGTGCCCCCGGGGGTCCCGAATCGGCTCTCCTATGGTGACATCATAGCGAATCAAGGAGAAGGGGAAGATATGCTGGGGAAAGGGAGACCCGGGTACTGAACCATTGCAGTCACATGAGCCCCCTCTCCTGCCAGCCCTCTGCTGTTCCACGGGTTCTCAGTTTCCTCTCTGCCCCTCACCTTGTAAAGCCAGGAAGCACGCCCCACAGCGCCCTGCTGTCCTGTGTAGTTGATGGTGGCCACGTTGCCCTCTGTCAGTCCATATGTCTCCAGCACCTGCAGGGGCCCAAAGCGCCGCACAAAACGCTCCCAGGTGTCTGGGCGCAGCCCGCTGCCCACTGCCAGCCGGACCTTATGGCCGTGTTCTGCCTTGCTCTGAGATGAGTGGGAGAGGGCCGGGGCTTCAGCACCAAGATGCCCGCTCCCCGCAGTGAATTCCTGTTCTCCATTCACCAGAACCCGCCCAGCACTGTGACCTCCTTCAGAGGCCGTAAGCGTCAGATGGCCTAGGCCATCTCCGGCTCCTTATCTTACACTGCGATTTCCTTCTTGCTGCTTCTCCCTCCAACTCCCTGTCTCAGTGTCTCCTGTCAACTGTCCTGTTCCCCGTGAGCTAGCCCTGTGTCAGCAGCTCTGCCCAGGATCTATGCCCACGCACCAGGGGCTGGTTGACAAGGTATCGACACAACTCCCCAATGTACTGGAACACGGTCACCCTGTGCTGCTGGCAATCTTCCCAGAACTGACCAGCCGAGAACCTGGACTTCAGCACCACTGTGGCCCCTGCCAGAAGTGGGAAGTGGGGAAGAAGGAAGCAGGTAAGATTAGGAGCAGGGTGGGGAGCCTGAGCCCCTCTTTCCAGACCCCAGCCTTCACTGTAGTCATTCCCTGGGAAGGGCCCACTGTGGGAGTCACACCGTCAGGAAGCTGTGCTGgccctctttcccctcccccgGCCCCTGTCCCCAGCCTTGGAAGAGGTGAATGCCCTTTCCCTACTTCCCAGCCCCAAAGATCCCATCCTCCACACACTCAGCtccttgtctctctctccctcttctctatTTGCCTGTTCCTGGACTGACAGTCCTTCCCTGCCTTTGATCCTGCAGCCTGGAGTTATGTGGCTATATGGCCCCCCCTGCCCTGTTCCTCAGTCTGTAGGTCTAGGCAGGTAACATTGCCATTGTAGAGCTCCTGGTGAGTAGGGCTCTGCCCCATCCGTCCTCTAGATTATCTACCCTGGAGGACTCACaccacagtaggtgcttaataaatgtctgCTGGATGAATTAATGAAGGTGGGGTTGGGGAGACTGACCAATGCCCAAGCAGCCCACAACGCCCAGCAGGGAGCCGGACATATGGTAGAGTGGGAGGGCGAGGTAGATCACATCTTCCTGGTGGACACCACACAGCTGGTAGAAGCCCTGGCATTGCAGGATCTTCAGATGACTGATCCGAGCAGCCTTGGGGAGGCCTGTGGGGTGGCAGTTGTGGGGCGATCAGGGGAAGGGTGGACACCAAGCTCTACCTATCTGTTTGCACCCCCACTAGGTTTCCCACAGAAAGAGGCGGATGCAGGACGGAAGCTGAGGATGGAGACCAGGCTGTCCTGGAAATCTGGGTGGTCTGGGGGAGGTGGAGAAATGAGTAGGAGGTGAAGGGACTGGGGAGTGAAAtgatgaagagaaaaaggaagtgcCAATGAAACCAGCATCCTGTCTGGGGGCTTTGAAGGAGTGGTCTGGGAGCTGAGGAGGTCCCAGTCTCTGTTCCCAGAACCCTGCCTTCCTCTGCCTTAGTTTCGGGGAGCTAAGTATGGTGCCCGGCTCTCACCCGTGGTGCCAGAGGTAAAGATGTACAGGCACGTGTCTGTTATGCTCTGGGGGGAAGAGAGGTATCCTGGCACTGGCCCATCCACTTCAGCGGACACTTCAGCCAGCAAATCGCTAATTCCAGCAGGGTGGGTTCCTGGGCCTGCAGCCCACAGGTGAAGCCCCATGCCTCTCAGGGCGGGCAGGTCCGGCTCCAGGGACTCCAGAAACTCTGGAAGGGTGGGAAAGCACAGCGCCGGGGCCCTGGCTCTACCTAGAAGAGCCTATGACCCATgtcccctccccatcccagccCACACTGCTCTTGGGTGAGGGTGAAGGGTATGGACATTCCATCTTGGGTCTGAGGCCTGGAACTCGACTCCTTGGGGATACTTGGGGCACCAAAGATTCAGTCTCATCCCTTTGCAAACCCGGAGACTCCTAGCTCCACTCACTTTCGAACCCCAAGGGATAGTCGGCTTCTTCCCAGGCCCAGGGATGAATCCAAGCCCTTCTGCGGTCCCCGACACGCCCCCTTCT
Protein-coding sequences here:
- the LOC105497947 gene encoding long-chain fatty acid transport protein 3 isoform X3, with the translated sequence MFASGWNQTVPTEEAGSMAALLLLPLLLLLPLLLLKLHLWPQLRWLPADLAFALRALRCKRALRARALAAAAADPESPEGGCSLAWRLAELARQRPAHTFLIHGSRRFSYSEAERESNRAARAFLRALGWDGGPGGSDSGAGSAGEGERAAPGAGDAAAGSGAGLAGGNGAARGGGAAALLAPGATVALLLPAGPEFLWLWFGLAKAGLCTAFVPTALRRGPLLHCLRSCGARALVLAPEFLESLEPDLPALRGMGLHLWAAGPGTHPAGISDLLAEVSAEVDGPVPGYLSSPQSITDTCLYIFTSGTTGLPKAARISHLKILQCQGFYQLCGVHQEDVIYLALPLYHMSGSLLGVVGCLGIGATVVLKSRFSAGQFWEDCQQHRVTVFQYIGELCRYLVNQPLSKAEHGHKVRLAVGSGLRPDTWERFVRRFGPLQVLETYGLTEGNVATINYTGQQGAVGRASWLYKHIFPFSLIRYDVTIGEPIRDPRGHCVATSPGEPGLLVAPVSQQSPFLGYAGGPELAQGKLLKDVFRPGDVFFNTGDLLVCDDQGFLRFHDRTGDTFRWKGENVATTEVAEVFEALDFLQEVNVYGVTVPGHEGRAGMAALVLRPPHSLDLMQLYTHVSENLPPYARPRFLRLQESLATTETFKQQKVRMAEEGFDPSTLSDPLYVLDQAAGAYLPLTPTRYGALLAGDLRI
- the LOC105497947 gene encoding long-chain fatty acid transport protein 3 isoform X1, with product MFASGWNQTVPTEEAGSMAALLLLPLLLLLPLLLLKLHLWPQLRWLPADLAFALRALRCKRALRARALAAAAADPESPEGGCSLAWRLAELARQRPAHTFLIHGSRRFSYSEAERESNRAARAFLRALGWDGGPGGSDSGAGSAGEGERAAPGAGDAAAGSGAGLAGGNGAARGGGAAALLAPGATVALLLPAGPEFLWLWFGLAKAGLCTAFVPTALRRGPLLHCLRSCGARALVLAPEFLESLEPDLPALRGMGLHLWAAGPGTHPAGISDLLAEVSAEVDGPVPGYLSSPQSITDTCLYIFTSGTTGLPKAARISHLKILQCQGFYQLCGVHQEDVIYLALPLYHMSGSLLGVVGCLGIGATVVLKSRFSAGQFWEDCQQHRVTVFQYIGELCRYLVNQPLVLETYGLTEGNVATINYTGQQGAVGRASWLYKHIFPFSLIRYDVTIGEPIRDPRGHCVATSPGEPGLLVAPVSQQSPFLGYAGGPELAQGKLLKDVFRPGDVFFNTGDLLVCDDQGFLRFHDRTGDTFRWKGENVATTEVAEVFEALDFLQEVNVYGVTVPGHEGRAGMAALVLRPPHSLDLMQLYTHVSENLPPYARPRFLRLQESLATTETFKQQKVRMAEEGFDPSTLSDPLYVLDQAAGAYLPLTPTRYGALLAGDLRI
- the LOC105497947 gene encoding long-chain fatty acid transport protein 3 isoform X2 — translated: MFASGWNQTVPTEEAGSMAALLLLPLLLLLPLLLLKLHLWPQLRWLPADLAFALRALRCKRALRARALAAAAADPESPEGGCSLAWRLAELARQRPAHTFLIHGSRRFSYSEAERESNRAARAFLRALGWDGGPGGSDSGAGSAGEGERAAPGAGDAAAGSGAGLAGGNGAARGGGAAALLAPGATVALLLPAGPEFLWLWFGLAKAGLCTAFVPTALRRGPLLHCLRSCGARALVLAPEFLESLEPDLPALRGMGLHLWAAGPGTHPAGISDLLAEVSAEVDGPVPGYLSSPQSITDTCLYIFTSGTTGLPKAARISHLKILQCQGFYQLCGVHQEDVIYLALPLYHMSGSLLGVVGCLGIGATVVLKSRFSAGQFWEDCQQHRVTVFQYIGELCRYLVNQPLSKAEHGHKVRLAVGSGLRPDTWERFVRRFGPLQVLETYGLTEGNVATINYTGQQGAVGRASWLYKHIFPFSLIRYDVTIGEPIRDPRGHCVATSPGEPGLLVAPVSQQSPFLGYAGGPELAQGKLLKDVFRPGDVFFNTGDLLVCDDQGFLRFHDRTGDTFRWKGENVATTEVAEVFEALDFLQEVNVYGVTVPGA